A segment of the Sanyastnella coralliicola genome:
TACTCTTCCATTTGCACAGATTCAAAGTTGAAGCGTTTATAGTAACGTCCGTCACTGGCCATGTGTGGCGCTTCGTTACTGCGTGGGATCTTCACCACGTATACACTCTGCGAGATCTTGTTCTGCACGCGAATGACATCAATTTGAAGGTCAGGAATACGACGTTTGATCTTGGAATTGATGACTTGCTCGAGCCATTCTTTAGGGTATCTGTTACCATCAACGAAGGCATAGCCAGCAGCTTTGTGGTGGCGTTCTGCAAGGCCATAGATGATGATTCCACCATCCGAGTTGGCCATGGATGAGACGTCTTTGCCTATCTCTTTTTTCTTGTTGTCTGTTGACGCTAGCGCGGAACCGGCTTTGAATTCAATGTGAACGGATTCTTCTGCTTGGGAACGAATGAGGTAATCGAGGTGAGCCTTGGTGTACTTACGTACTTTCAGCGGATACTCGATTCTAATTTCCTCTTTCATCTTATCGAAGCTTTTCCCAGCGTTTTCTTTTCAATTTACTGAGGAATTCGGGAGTCATCCCCAGATAGGAAGCAATATATTTCTGCGGAACCTTTAACTCAAGGTTTGGGTAATTCTTAATGAAACGTTCATAGCGATCTTCAGCTGTCAGCGAGATGCGATGAATGATTCGACGTTGGTGCGTAATCAGCGCATTCTGGAAAATGATCCGGTAATACTTCTCAAACTTCGGGTGTTCTCGTAGCAACTCCTCCATCTTCCATTTCCTCAACGCTAACAAGGTAGCGTCTTCCATACAACGGATGTGATAGGTAGATGTATTGCCTTTGATGAATGCTTCAAGCTCAGCTGTCCACCACCACTCTTGTGCAAACTGCATGACATGATCGTCGCCGTTCTCATCAACCACATAGGCCATCGTGCAGCCCTCCATCACCCAATAAAACGTATCAGAAAGTTGTCCCGGCTGTACAATGAAATCGCGCTTAGAAAC
Coding sequences within it:
- a CDS encoding Crp/Fnr family transcriptional regulator, producing MDIQAIHANLSRYVDLSVEEVEIMLGQMEEIKVSKRDFIVQPGQLSDTFYWVMEGCTMAYVVDENGDDHVMQFAQEWWWTAELEAFIKGNTSTYHIRCMEDATLLALRKWKMEELLREHPKFEKYYRIIFQNALITHQRRIIHRISLTAEDRYERFIKNYPNLELKVPQKYIASYLGMTPEFLSKLKRKRWEKLR